A genomic segment from Salvia splendens isolate huo1 chromosome 13, SspV2, whole genome shotgun sequence encodes:
- the LOC121762570 gene encoding histone-lysine N-methyltransferase ATXR7-like isoform X7: MSSEFNSNGDSAQVSGIHDAAAAFVSGWMYVNQNGQMCGPYIQQQLYEGISSGFLPGELPIYPIVNGNLLNAVPLSYFNQFPDHVATGFVYLNAKESTNDAHGSIPSNSDADESFPLTGDDESSWLFEDGEGKRQGPHSLNELYSWRQYGYMRDSVMVYHTENKFKPLNLASLLNTWRKVRIRAVTTYDDNGEGTGLALNLVSEISDEVCSQLHSGIMKTARKVLLDEIVMSIVSDSLAMKRTQKNPKIVPVIESVKSVSLDGRVLDTHMPKKNEWQPENPAEKDHAIWDEVEVEHTVDSEICYGGDTMKPPPSMKSIGSFENFCAAHTVVSRTLFYSCLEVMWNAICYDPVADYTSSWRRKRRWYDPGYVARQRFHKEFSQPIEKLPADSLVHKQDSSSSEVDCPPGFGPERISADIEAKSPSVSQHSEREESSNKILSSHNTSYDEMGAILEYAMNDLHSSSKLSLEHHFEILVDEEVKKVIDFPQNGPINDVILLKPCPLSHTYVHVRTYNRLCAHQFFRKKTFSWCFVLFFLDMYVLCNHILICITKSWQVAFCSSPTWSDDHLGSAQSKKHPLHQTVALSHEVIMENVPKVAFQKLLIHSDDPTNIEVDELCPCLSEEDRVINGPLDISRVQFLNLPVHLENASNVAVSDELQPPKSEELTEHCALSPISQVNASKVDEHTRRTSLQVALMISRLRIYDSVMRTWRPSYSNDFIEKAITVACSLRSHELGNNGSADCMDIEKSYGAGRFSEATLLTGKYVYSRRSKLGCKKSEPFFKALIKGEDRHPKLAPTKSKKSRTHKKVVQAAQVDTIVPNLEKKASKPDTTVPHLEKKGSKPDTTASVRRVKGSARHIRRQASDIVISPLQDLSGKKTENPSLSTKDHYNLEQITSASKVPKSNKLSKLKRKSLNNHSQHSRPGKVQKLANGTPKEAMPKQVDGHQTKRIKTRTLRPCPQSDGCARTSINGWEWRKWASEASPAERAHVRGNHIRSLYISSECNGNHSSSVKGLSARTNRAKLRNLLAAAEGADLLKATQLKARKKRLCFQRSKIHDWGLVALEPIEAEDFVIEYVGELIRRSISDIRERQYEKMGIGSSYLFRLDDGYVVDATKRGGIARFINHSCEPNCYTKVISVEGQKKIFIYSKRHITTGEELTYNYNCGSKRCRGSLN; this comes from the exons ATGAGTAGCGAATTCAATTCGAATGGTGACAGCGCCCAAGTTTCGGGAATTCACGATGCTGCCGCCGCATTTGTGAGCGGGTGGATGTATGTGAATCAAAACGGGCAGATGTGTGGCCCTTATATTCAGCAACAGTTATACGAGGGTATAAGTTCTGGTTTCTTACCAGGGGAGCTCCCCATTTATCCGATTGTCAATGGGAATCTCCTCAATGCAGTGCCCCTCAGCTACTTTAACCAATTCCCCGACCACGTTGCCACTGGTTTTGTTTACTTGAATGCGAAGGAGTCTACGAATGATGCCCACGGCTCCATCCCGAGCAACAGTGATGCAGATGAAAGCTTTCCTTTG ACAGGAGATGATGAGTCTTCTTGGCTGTTTGAGGATGGTGAGGGTAAAAGACAGGGACCACACTCGCTTAATGAGCTTTATTCCTGGCGTCAGTATGGATATATGCGCGATTCTGTGATG GTGTATCATactgaaaataaatttaaaccCTTGAATTTGGCATCACTGCTGAACACCtggagaaaagttaggattAGAGCTGTCACCACGTATGATGATAATGGTGAAGGAACTGGCTTAGCACTGAACTTGGTGTCTGAGATTTCTGATGAAGTTTGTTCACAGCTTCACTCAGGAATTATGAAAACAGCCCGCAAAGTCTTACTTGATGAGATAGTTATGTCCATAGTTTCTGATTCTCTTGCCATGAAGAGAACTCAGAAGAATCCTAAGATTGTACCAGTCATTGAATCTGTGAAATCTGTTTCTTTAGATGGAAGAGTGTTAGATACTCACATGCCAAAGAAAAATGAGTGGCAGCCTGAAAACCCTGCCGAGAAGGACCATGCCATTTGGGATGAAGTAGAAGTAGAGCATACTGTTGATAGTGAAATATGTTATGGTGGTGACACCATGAAACCTCCTCCTAGCATGAAATCAATTGGAAGTTTCGAAAACTTTTGTGCTGCACATACAGTTGTTAGCAGGACGCTTTTTTATTCTTGCTTGGAAGTCATGTGGAATGCCATCTGTTATGATCCTGTAGCTGACTATACATCTTCTTGGCGAAGGAAAAGGCGCTGGTATGATCCTGGTTATGTTGCTAGACAACGCTTTCACAAAGAATTCTCCCAGCCAATTGAGAAGCTACCAGCTGACTCT CTAGTACACAAACAGGACTCCTCTAGCTCTGAGGTAGATTGCCCTCCAGGTTTTGGACCAGAAAGAATTTCCGCGGATATAGAAGCAAAATCACCATCAGTTTCTCAGCATTCTGAAAGAGAGGAATCGTCTAATAAGATACTGTCAAGCCATAATACTTCTTATGATGAAATGGGAGCCATCTTGGAATACGCAATGAATGATCTTCACTCTTCCTCAAAGTTGTCATTAGAACATCACTTTGAAATACTTGTGGATGAGGAAGTGAAAAAAGTAATTGATTTTCCTCAAAATGGTCCAATTAATGATGTAATTTTATTGAAGCCCTGTCCTCTGAGTCACACATACGTGCATGTGCGCACATACAATCGTCTGTGCGCCCACCAATTCTTTAGAAAAAAAACATTCTCATGGTGCTTTGTTTTGTTCTTTCTTGATATGTATGTACTATGTAATCATATTTTAATCTGTATAACCAAATCCTGGCAGGTTGCTTTCTGCTCGTCACCTACATGGTCAGATGACCACCTGGGTTCAGCTCAAAGTAAAAAGCATCCATTGCATCAAACTGTTGCTCTCAGTCATGAGGTTATCATGGAAAATGTGCCTAAGGTTGCATTTCAGAAACTGCTTATACATTCAGATGATCCGACTAATATTGAAGTAGATGAATTGTGCCCATGTCTATCTGAAGAAGATAGAGTAATAAATGGTCCACTAGACATTTCCAGGGTGCAATTTCTGAATTTGCCTGTACATCTCGAAAATGCTAGCAATGTAGCAGTTAGTGATGAATTGCAGCCTCCTAAATCTGAGGAATTGACTGAACATTGTGCTTTATCACCAATTTCTCAAGTAAATGCGTCAAAAGTAGACGAGCACACAAGGAGAACCTCTTTGCAGGTAGCACTGATGATAAGCCGGTTGAGAATATATGACTCTGTCATGAGAACATGGAGACCTTCATATTCTAATGATTTCATTGAAAAAGCTATAACAGTGGCATGTTCTTTGAGGAGTCATGAATTAGGAAACAAT GGATCTGCAGATTGCATGGATATAGAAAAATCTTATGGTGCTGGGAGATTCTCTGAAGCAACTTTACTAACCGGAAAATATGTATATTCTCGGAGGAGTAAATTGGGTTGTAAAAAGTCAGAACCATTTTTCAAGGCTCTGATTAAGGGAGAAGATCGTCATCCAAAACTAGCACCGACAAAATCAAAGAAAAGTCGCACACATAAAAAAGTAGTTCAGGCTGCACAAGTTGACACTATTGTTCCCAATTTAGAGAAAAAGGCCTCAAAACCTGACACTACTGTTCCTCATTTAGAGAAAAAGGGCTCAAAACCTGACACTACTGCTAGTGTACGTCGGGTAAAGGGATCAGCCCGTCATATTCGCAGACAGGCGTCCGATATAGTTATTTCTCCGCTTCAAG ATCTTTCAGGCAAGAAGACAGAGAATCCATCCCTTTCTACTAAGGACCACTATAACCTTGAGCAGATTACAAGTGCCTCAAAAGTACCAAAAT CAAATAAGCTCTCAAAACTTAAAAGGAAGAGTCTGAATAATCATTCACAACATTCTCGACCTGGTAAGGTCCAGAAACTAGCAAATGGCACTCCAAAAGAAGCCATGCCTAAACAAGTTGACGGGCACCAGACTAAGAGAATTAAGACTAGGACGCTGAGACCTTGTCCACAGTCTGATGGCTGTGCACGGACATCCATAAATGGGTGGGAATGGCGTAAATGGGCTTCTGAGGCTAGTCCAGCTGAAAGGGCTCATGTAAGAGGAAATCATATCCGTTCTCTCTATATTAGTTCTGAATGTAATGGAAATCATTCATCCAGTGTTAAGGGACTTTCTGCAAGAACAAACAGGGCCAAGTTGCGTAACCTTCTTGCTGCTGCAGAGGGTGCTGATCTTCTTAAAGCAACACAATTGAAG GCGAGGAAGAAACGGTTATGTTTCCAACGAAGTAAGATACATGACTGGGGTCTTGTTGCACTGGAGCCAATTGAGGCAGAGGACTTTGTTATTGAATATGTTGGAGAACTTATTCGCCGTAGT ATATCTGACATACGAGAGCGCCAATATGAAAAGATGGGAATTGGGAGCAGTTATCTTTTCAGATTAGATGACGGATATGTG GTTGATGCCACCAAACGTGGAGGGATTGCTAGATTTATAAACCATTCTTGTGAG CCTAATTGCTATACAAAGGTCATAAGTGTGGAGGGGCAGAAAAAGATCTTTATATACTCAAAGCGTCATATCACTACTGGCGAAGAACTCACATACAATTACAA CTGTGGTTCTAAAAG GTGCCGTGGCTCATTGAATTGA
- the LOC121762570 gene encoding histone-lysine N-methyltransferase ATXR7-like isoform X9, producing MSSEFNSNGDSAQVSGIHDAAAAFVSGWMYVNQNGQMCGPYIQQQLYEGISSGFLPGELPIYPIVNGNLLNAVPLSYFNQFPDHVATGFVYLNAKESTNDAHGSIPSNSDADESFPLTGDDESSWLFEDGEGKRQGPHSLNELYSWRQYGYMRDSVMVYHTENKFKPLNLASLLNTWRKVRIRAVTTYDDNGEGTGLALNLVSEISDEVCSQLHSGIMKTARKVLLDEIVMSIVSDSLAMKRTQKNPKIVPVIESVKSVSLDGRVLDTHMPKKNEWQPENPAEKDHAIWDEVEVEHTVDSEICYGGDTMKPPPSMKSIGSFENFCAAHTVVSRTLFYSCLEVMWNAICYDPVADYTSSWRRKRRWYDPGYVARQRFHKEFSQPIEKLPADSLVHKQDSSSSEVDCPPGFGPERISADIEAKSPSVSQHSEREESSNKILSSHNTSYDEMGAILEYAMNDLHSSSKLSLEHHFEILVDEEVKKVIDFPQNGPINDVILLKPCPLSHTYVHVRTYNRLCAHQFFRKKTFSWCFVLFFLDMYVLCNHILICITKSWQVAFCSSPTWSDDHLGSAQSKKHPLHQTVALSHEVIMENVPKVAFQKLLIHSDDPTNIEVDELCPCLSEEDRVINGPLDISRVQFLNLPVHLENASNVAVSDELQPPKSEELTEHCALSPISQVNASKVDEHTRRTSLQVALMISRLRIYDSVMRTWRPSYSNDFIEKAITVACSLRSHELGNNGSADCMDIEKSYGAGRFSEATLLTGKYVYSRRSKLGCKKSEPFFKALIKGEDRHPKLAPTKSKKSRTHKKVVQAAQVDTIVPNLEKKASKPDTTVPHLEKKGSKPDTTASVRRVKGSARHIRRQASDIVISPLQDLSGKKTENPSLSTKDHYNLEQITSASKVPKSNKLSKLKRKSLNNHSQHSRPGKVQKLANGTPKEAMPKQVDGHQTKRIKTRTLRPCPQSDGCARTSINGWEWRKWASEASPAERAHVRGNHIRSLYISSECNGNHSSSVKGLSARTNRAKLRNLLAAAEGADLLKATQLKARKKRLCFQRSKIHDWGLVALEPIEAEDFVIEYVGELIRRSISDIRERQYEKMGIGSSYLFRLDDGYVVDATKRGGIARFINHSCEVISVEGQKKIFIYSKRHITTGEELTYNYNCGSKRCRGSLN from the exons ATGAGTAGCGAATTCAATTCGAATGGTGACAGCGCCCAAGTTTCGGGAATTCACGATGCTGCCGCCGCATTTGTGAGCGGGTGGATGTATGTGAATCAAAACGGGCAGATGTGTGGCCCTTATATTCAGCAACAGTTATACGAGGGTATAAGTTCTGGTTTCTTACCAGGGGAGCTCCCCATTTATCCGATTGTCAATGGGAATCTCCTCAATGCAGTGCCCCTCAGCTACTTTAACCAATTCCCCGACCACGTTGCCACTGGTTTTGTTTACTTGAATGCGAAGGAGTCTACGAATGATGCCCACGGCTCCATCCCGAGCAACAGTGATGCAGATGAAAGCTTTCCTTTG ACAGGAGATGATGAGTCTTCTTGGCTGTTTGAGGATGGTGAGGGTAAAAGACAGGGACCACACTCGCTTAATGAGCTTTATTCCTGGCGTCAGTATGGATATATGCGCGATTCTGTGATG GTGTATCATactgaaaataaatttaaaccCTTGAATTTGGCATCACTGCTGAACACCtggagaaaagttaggattAGAGCTGTCACCACGTATGATGATAATGGTGAAGGAACTGGCTTAGCACTGAACTTGGTGTCTGAGATTTCTGATGAAGTTTGTTCACAGCTTCACTCAGGAATTATGAAAACAGCCCGCAAAGTCTTACTTGATGAGATAGTTATGTCCATAGTTTCTGATTCTCTTGCCATGAAGAGAACTCAGAAGAATCCTAAGATTGTACCAGTCATTGAATCTGTGAAATCTGTTTCTTTAGATGGAAGAGTGTTAGATACTCACATGCCAAAGAAAAATGAGTGGCAGCCTGAAAACCCTGCCGAGAAGGACCATGCCATTTGGGATGAAGTAGAAGTAGAGCATACTGTTGATAGTGAAATATGTTATGGTGGTGACACCATGAAACCTCCTCCTAGCATGAAATCAATTGGAAGTTTCGAAAACTTTTGTGCTGCACATACAGTTGTTAGCAGGACGCTTTTTTATTCTTGCTTGGAAGTCATGTGGAATGCCATCTGTTATGATCCTGTAGCTGACTATACATCTTCTTGGCGAAGGAAAAGGCGCTGGTATGATCCTGGTTATGTTGCTAGACAACGCTTTCACAAAGAATTCTCCCAGCCAATTGAGAAGCTACCAGCTGACTCT CTAGTACACAAACAGGACTCCTCTAGCTCTGAGGTAGATTGCCCTCCAGGTTTTGGACCAGAAAGAATTTCCGCGGATATAGAAGCAAAATCACCATCAGTTTCTCAGCATTCTGAAAGAGAGGAATCGTCTAATAAGATACTGTCAAGCCATAATACTTCTTATGATGAAATGGGAGCCATCTTGGAATACGCAATGAATGATCTTCACTCTTCCTCAAAGTTGTCATTAGAACATCACTTTGAAATACTTGTGGATGAGGAAGTGAAAAAAGTAATTGATTTTCCTCAAAATGGTCCAATTAATGATGTAATTTTATTGAAGCCCTGTCCTCTGAGTCACACATACGTGCATGTGCGCACATACAATCGTCTGTGCGCCCACCAATTCTTTAGAAAAAAAACATTCTCATGGTGCTTTGTTTTGTTCTTTCTTGATATGTATGTACTATGTAATCATATTTTAATCTGTATAACCAAATCCTGGCAGGTTGCTTTCTGCTCGTCACCTACATGGTCAGATGACCACCTGGGTTCAGCTCAAAGTAAAAAGCATCCATTGCATCAAACTGTTGCTCTCAGTCATGAGGTTATCATGGAAAATGTGCCTAAGGTTGCATTTCAGAAACTGCTTATACATTCAGATGATCCGACTAATATTGAAGTAGATGAATTGTGCCCATGTCTATCTGAAGAAGATAGAGTAATAAATGGTCCACTAGACATTTCCAGGGTGCAATTTCTGAATTTGCCTGTACATCTCGAAAATGCTAGCAATGTAGCAGTTAGTGATGAATTGCAGCCTCCTAAATCTGAGGAATTGACTGAACATTGTGCTTTATCACCAATTTCTCAAGTAAATGCGTCAAAAGTAGACGAGCACACAAGGAGAACCTCTTTGCAGGTAGCACTGATGATAAGCCGGTTGAGAATATATGACTCTGTCATGAGAACATGGAGACCTTCATATTCTAATGATTTCATTGAAAAAGCTATAACAGTGGCATGTTCTTTGAGGAGTCATGAATTAGGAAACAAT GGATCTGCAGATTGCATGGATATAGAAAAATCTTATGGTGCTGGGAGATTCTCTGAAGCAACTTTACTAACCGGAAAATATGTATATTCTCGGAGGAGTAAATTGGGTTGTAAAAAGTCAGAACCATTTTTCAAGGCTCTGATTAAGGGAGAAGATCGTCATCCAAAACTAGCACCGACAAAATCAAAGAAAAGTCGCACACATAAAAAAGTAGTTCAGGCTGCACAAGTTGACACTATTGTTCCCAATTTAGAGAAAAAGGCCTCAAAACCTGACACTACTGTTCCTCATTTAGAGAAAAAGGGCTCAAAACCTGACACTACTGCTAGTGTACGTCGGGTAAAGGGATCAGCCCGTCATATTCGCAGACAGGCGTCCGATATAGTTATTTCTCCGCTTCAAG ATCTTTCAGGCAAGAAGACAGAGAATCCATCCCTTTCTACTAAGGACCACTATAACCTTGAGCAGATTACAAGTGCCTCAAAAGTACCAAAAT CAAATAAGCTCTCAAAACTTAAAAGGAAGAGTCTGAATAATCATTCACAACATTCTCGACCTGGTAAGGTCCAGAAACTAGCAAATGGCACTCCAAAAGAAGCCATGCCTAAACAAGTTGACGGGCACCAGACTAAGAGAATTAAGACTAGGACGCTGAGACCTTGTCCACAGTCTGATGGCTGTGCACGGACATCCATAAATGGGTGGGAATGGCGTAAATGGGCTTCTGAGGCTAGTCCAGCTGAAAGGGCTCATGTAAGAGGAAATCATATCCGTTCTCTCTATATTAGTTCTGAATGTAATGGAAATCATTCATCCAGTGTTAAGGGACTTTCTGCAAGAACAAACAGGGCCAAGTTGCGTAACCTTCTTGCTGCTGCAGAGGGTGCTGATCTTCTTAAAGCAACACAATTGAAG GCGAGGAAGAAACGGTTATGTTTCCAACGAAGTAAGATACATGACTGGGGTCTTGTTGCACTGGAGCCAATTGAGGCAGAGGACTTTGTTATTGAATATGTTGGAGAACTTATTCGCCGTAGT ATATCTGACATACGAGAGCGCCAATATGAAAAGATGGGAATTGGGAGCAGTTATCTTTTCAGATTAGATGACGGATATGTG GTTGATGCCACCAAACGTGGAGGGATTGCTAGATTTATAAACCATTCTTGTGAG GTCATAAGTGTGGAGGGGCAGAAAAAGATCTTTATATACTCAAAGCGTCATATCACTACTGGCGAAGAACTCACATACAATTACAA CTGTGGTTCTAAAAG GTGCCGTGGCTCATTGAATTGA
- the LOC121762570 gene encoding histone-lysine N-methyltransferase ATXR7-like isoform X5, giving the protein MSSEFNSNGDSAQVSGIHDAAAAFVSGWMYVNQNGQMCGPYIQQQLYEGISSGFLPGELPIYPIVNGNLLNAVPLSYFNQFPDHVATGFVYLNAKESTNDAHGSIPSNSDADESFPLTGDDESSWLFEDGEGKRQGPHSLNELYSWRQYGYMRDSVMVYHTENKFKPLNLASLLNTWRKVRIRAVTTYDDNGEGTGLALNLVSEISDEVCSQLHSGIMKTARKVLLDEIVMSIVSDSLAMKRTQKNPKIVPVIESVKSVSLDGRVLDTHMPKKNEWQPENPAEKDHAIWDEVEVEHTVDSEICYGGDTMKPPPSMKSIGSFENFCAAHTVVSRTLFYSCLEVMWNAICYDPVADYTSSWRRKRRWYDPGYVARQRFHKEFSQPIEKLPADSLVHKQDSSSSEVDCPPGFGPERISADIEAKSPSVSQHSEREESSNKILSSHNTSYDEMGAILEYAMNDLHSSSKLSLEHHFEILVDEEVKKVIDFPQNGPINDVILLKPCPLSHTYVHVRTYNRLCAHQFFRKKTFSWCFVLFFLDMYVLCNHILICITKSWQVAFCSSPTWSDDHLGSAQSKKHPLHQTVALSHEVIMENVPKVAFQKLLIHSDDPTNIEVDELCPCLSEEDRVINGPLDISRVQFLNLPVHLENASNVAVSDELQPPKSEELTEHCALSPISQVNASKVDEHTRRTSLQVALMISRLRIYDSVMRTWRPSYSNDFIEKAITVACSLRSHELGNNGSADCMDIEKSYGAGRFSEATLLTGKYVYSRRSKLGCKKSEPFFKALIKGEDRHPKLAPTKSKKSRTHKKVVQAAQVDTIVPNLEKKASKPDTTVPHLEKKGSKPDTTASVRRVKGSARHIRRQASDIVISPLQDLSGKKTENPSLSTKDHYNLEQITSASKVPKSNKLSKLKRKSLNNHSQHSRPGKVQKLANGTPKEAMPKQVDGHQTKRIKTRTLRPCPQSDGCARTSINGWEWRKWASEASPAERAHVRGNHIRSLYISSECNGNHSSSVKGLSARTNRAKLRNLLAAAEGADLLKATQLKARKKRLCFQRSKIHDWGLVALEPIEAEDFVIEYVGELIRRSISDIRERQYEKMGIGSSYLFRLDDGYVVDATKRGGIARFINHSCEPNCYTKVISVEGQKKIFIYSKRHITTGEELTYNYKFPLEEKKIPCNCGSKRCRGSLN; this is encoded by the exons ATGAGTAGCGAATTCAATTCGAATGGTGACAGCGCCCAAGTTTCGGGAATTCACGATGCTGCCGCCGCATTTGTGAGCGGGTGGATGTATGTGAATCAAAACGGGCAGATGTGTGGCCCTTATATTCAGCAACAGTTATACGAGGGTATAAGTTCTGGTTTCTTACCAGGGGAGCTCCCCATTTATCCGATTGTCAATGGGAATCTCCTCAATGCAGTGCCCCTCAGCTACTTTAACCAATTCCCCGACCACGTTGCCACTGGTTTTGTTTACTTGAATGCGAAGGAGTCTACGAATGATGCCCACGGCTCCATCCCGAGCAACAGTGATGCAGATGAAAGCTTTCCTTTG ACAGGAGATGATGAGTCTTCTTGGCTGTTTGAGGATGGTGAGGGTAAAAGACAGGGACCACACTCGCTTAATGAGCTTTATTCCTGGCGTCAGTATGGATATATGCGCGATTCTGTGATG GTGTATCATactgaaaataaatttaaaccCTTGAATTTGGCATCACTGCTGAACACCtggagaaaagttaggattAGAGCTGTCACCACGTATGATGATAATGGTGAAGGAACTGGCTTAGCACTGAACTTGGTGTCTGAGATTTCTGATGAAGTTTGTTCACAGCTTCACTCAGGAATTATGAAAACAGCCCGCAAAGTCTTACTTGATGAGATAGTTATGTCCATAGTTTCTGATTCTCTTGCCATGAAGAGAACTCAGAAGAATCCTAAGATTGTACCAGTCATTGAATCTGTGAAATCTGTTTCTTTAGATGGAAGAGTGTTAGATACTCACATGCCAAAGAAAAATGAGTGGCAGCCTGAAAACCCTGCCGAGAAGGACCATGCCATTTGGGATGAAGTAGAAGTAGAGCATACTGTTGATAGTGAAATATGTTATGGTGGTGACACCATGAAACCTCCTCCTAGCATGAAATCAATTGGAAGTTTCGAAAACTTTTGTGCTGCACATACAGTTGTTAGCAGGACGCTTTTTTATTCTTGCTTGGAAGTCATGTGGAATGCCATCTGTTATGATCCTGTAGCTGACTATACATCTTCTTGGCGAAGGAAAAGGCGCTGGTATGATCCTGGTTATGTTGCTAGACAACGCTTTCACAAAGAATTCTCCCAGCCAATTGAGAAGCTACCAGCTGACTCT CTAGTACACAAACAGGACTCCTCTAGCTCTGAGGTAGATTGCCCTCCAGGTTTTGGACCAGAAAGAATTTCCGCGGATATAGAAGCAAAATCACCATCAGTTTCTCAGCATTCTGAAAGAGAGGAATCGTCTAATAAGATACTGTCAAGCCATAATACTTCTTATGATGAAATGGGAGCCATCTTGGAATACGCAATGAATGATCTTCACTCTTCCTCAAAGTTGTCATTAGAACATCACTTTGAAATACTTGTGGATGAGGAAGTGAAAAAAGTAATTGATTTTCCTCAAAATGGTCCAATTAATGATGTAATTTTATTGAAGCCCTGTCCTCTGAGTCACACATACGTGCATGTGCGCACATACAATCGTCTGTGCGCCCACCAATTCTTTAGAAAAAAAACATTCTCATGGTGCTTTGTTTTGTTCTTTCTTGATATGTATGTACTATGTAATCATATTTTAATCTGTATAACCAAATCCTGGCAGGTTGCTTTCTGCTCGTCACCTACATGGTCAGATGACCACCTGGGTTCAGCTCAAAGTAAAAAGCATCCATTGCATCAAACTGTTGCTCTCAGTCATGAGGTTATCATGGAAAATGTGCCTAAGGTTGCATTTCAGAAACTGCTTATACATTCAGATGATCCGACTAATATTGAAGTAGATGAATTGTGCCCATGTCTATCTGAAGAAGATAGAGTAATAAATGGTCCACTAGACATTTCCAGGGTGCAATTTCTGAATTTGCCTGTACATCTCGAAAATGCTAGCAATGTAGCAGTTAGTGATGAATTGCAGCCTCCTAAATCTGAGGAATTGACTGAACATTGTGCTTTATCACCAATTTCTCAAGTAAATGCGTCAAAAGTAGACGAGCACACAAGGAGAACCTCTTTGCAGGTAGCACTGATGATAAGCCGGTTGAGAATATATGACTCTGTCATGAGAACATGGAGACCTTCATATTCTAATGATTTCATTGAAAAAGCTATAACAGTGGCATGTTCTTTGAGGAGTCATGAATTAGGAAACAAT GGATCTGCAGATTGCATGGATATAGAAAAATCTTATGGTGCTGGGAGATTCTCTGAAGCAACTTTACTAACCGGAAAATATGTATATTCTCGGAGGAGTAAATTGGGTTGTAAAAAGTCAGAACCATTTTTCAAGGCTCTGATTAAGGGAGAAGATCGTCATCCAAAACTAGCACCGACAAAATCAAAGAAAAGTCGCACACATAAAAAAGTAGTTCAGGCTGCACAAGTTGACACTATTGTTCCCAATTTAGAGAAAAAGGCCTCAAAACCTGACACTACTGTTCCTCATTTAGAGAAAAAGGGCTCAAAACCTGACACTACTGCTAGTGTACGTCGGGTAAAGGGATCAGCCCGTCATATTCGCAGACAGGCGTCCGATATAGTTATTTCTCCGCTTCAAG ATCTTTCAGGCAAGAAGACAGAGAATCCATCCCTTTCTACTAAGGACCACTATAACCTTGAGCAGATTACAAGTGCCTCAAAAGTACCAAAAT CAAATAAGCTCTCAAAACTTAAAAGGAAGAGTCTGAATAATCATTCACAACATTCTCGACCTGGTAAGGTCCAGAAACTAGCAAATGGCACTCCAAAAGAAGCCATGCCTAAACAAGTTGACGGGCACCAGACTAAGAGAATTAAGACTAGGACGCTGAGACCTTGTCCACAGTCTGATGGCTGTGCACGGACATCCATAAATGGGTGGGAATGGCGTAAATGGGCTTCTGAGGCTAGTCCAGCTGAAAGGGCTCATGTAAGAGGAAATCATATCCGTTCTCTCTATATTAGTTCTGAATGTAATGGAAATCATTCATCCAGTGTTAAGGGACTTTCTGCAAGAACAAACAGGGCCAAGTTGCGTAACCTTCTTGCTGCTGCAGAGGGTGCTGATCTTCTTAAAGCAACACAATTGAAG GCGAGGAAGAAACGGTTATGTTTCCAACGAAGTAAGATACATGACTGGGGTCTTGTTGCACTGGAGCCAATTGAGGCAGAGGACTTTGTTATTGAATATGTTGGAGAACTTATTCGCCGTAGT ATATCTGACATACGAGAGCGCCAATATGAAAAGATGGGAATTGGGAGCAGTTATCTTTTCAGATTAGATGACGGATATGTG GTTGATGCCACCAAACGTGGAGGGATTGCTAGATTTATAAACCATTCTTGTGAG CCTAATTGCTATACAAAGGTCATAAGTGTGGAGGGGCAGAAAAAGATCTTTATATACTCAAAGCGTCATATCACTACTGGCGAAGAACTCACATACAATTACAAGTTTCCATTAGAGGAGAAAAAGATACCTTGCAACTGTGGTTCTAAAAG GTGCCGTGGCTCATTGAATTGA